GCAATGGAGAAACATGGAGAATGATTTGGTCCTCAATCCAACACGGTGAGCATACAAAGAGAAAACCACAAGTACAAACATTCATGAAAACACATATGATTGTCAAATTCTGCACCAGAAATTGGACTGCTGCTTCTACAAACCTGACAGACTGAATATGGAAGTGACACAGAGTTCAGAGCTTGTGAGCTGAAGTGTTTTTATGCATCTTCAGAACAGGAGGTACACATTGATAACGAAAGCTGATTGCGTCTCTACTTGCATTCACTATTCGAATTGACATTGCAGTGCTTTGATTGAGGAGACATTCATTGTGCATTCATTGTCCTTTGTGCAGGTCTGATATTCCTCAACATTTATATACAGTTCGGCACATTTTGCCATCAAGATTTCCCTTGACTGAGCCCGCTCAATGTGACGTCCAGTGAACCTAAAACACTACCATTATTAAAGAGTATGAAGAGTCTTTCAGCGGGACATTTTGCAGGACGTTTGAGCCACATTTTCTACCATAACATTTGAGAACCGAGAAGATGCTTCTGCCGCACTGATCTCGTCCACTTTCCAGGTGAGGCACAGTTCTTCTTGAACAGGAGTAAATAGAGAGAACATGATACATTCCATTTCCAGTATGTACATGCACAAGGACAATGcttgtatttattgtaaagcCATTAGCTGTGATGTTGGTGGGGATCCATATTGGTCCTGTGAGTCACATAGGAGTATATTATGCGTCATTGTCATCCGTCCTTGCTGCCAAATGAGCTATCCCCCCAATCATCACTAACTATTTCATCTTGGTCTCCCTTATTAATATATCTGTATCCCTCTGTCTCACTTAATGTTTCAAACACCAACAAAAGTCTGTGTTTTTAACATAtagtattatttttctttctctctggagCTGATATTACAGCTGTAAACTATCTCTCACAGCAACCTGGTATTTAGTCCGGCGTGTTCCTTTCCAACCCTCCCCAATCATGAgtgttcattgttcatttattgTGCAAGCAAGAACACAAACAACAGAGTAGAACGGTTTATTGTTCCTAAATGACTCGTTTCTTCTCGTggtaaataaaagaaaggaaagaaataaaaataatattttacatattGTATAAGTAATTACATCAGTGGTTTTGGGGGGAACATTTTGTCTGCTGTGACAGTAGTGTCTTTGCTTCTCTCTTGCTTTTTCTATGTTTGTaggttttatgttttatttcactGCTTTATTGTAAGTTTAAGTATTTCCTCCTCACCATATGCCACTACAACAACCATGCAGACATGATATTAATTACCTCCCAGAGTTCCAAATCTAAATCCTTCCATTACTATGTATAATATGGTCTGTGACACATTGATAAGTGAGTGAATAAAGTTCAGTGTGAGCTGACCCGTCACATCTAAAAATATCAACATCCCTTGATTATCTAGTTAAAACGATTCCAGTGGTGTCTGAGATATCTCCTGTGAGACAAAAGGTCAATGTGATACTGATAGGTATGTTATAATTAGGGTAATTCTGCAAACAACAGGGCAGATAGATGaatgaggaaaatgaaaaaatgctCAAGTTAAAACATTTATCATCTATGAGTGGACTTtggtgtatgtatgtatgtatatatatatgtatacatatatatgtatgtatacgtatatatatatatatatatatatatatatatatgtatatatatatatacatatatacatatatatatgtatatgtattttttatttttgcagtaaAACTGAGAGAACTAAATATCACACATGTTTGGCGGGCTGCATGAGgcaagaggaaagaaagaaacgcTTGACTCTGTTCATCTTGCGCAGAGCTTTTAATTGTGCTGTGGACTTTTCTTGTGACTGGCTGTGTGGCTGCCTCCCTTGAGAACAGTCAGCACCAACATTTGGTTTAATAGTGTCAATAATAATGAGTAATAAGACAACCCTCAACGGTGGTCTTGCAAAGATAAATTACCTCGTAATTCGCTCTACCGTGAAACATCAATTACACTAAAGCATGAATGCCTCATTCATGTCTTTTTTCACAGGTTCACAACTGAGAATAAAAGATATTTCATTTGAGCTGGTTGATTATATGAGCTATTTGTGGGGTTCACTGTGTATGATGCACTTTTTGTATCCAGGTAAATAAGACAAATTTAGGTGAACGTGCGCCATCCTATACTTTTCTTTGTAGTTTAGTCACCCAGCGCTGAGCGCAGATTGCGGAGCGTAATGAAGCACGAGTGGTTCACATCTGTTCTATTGAAATTACGATTTTCAACCAAAAAGCACTTCATTATTCAGATAAGACCCATGTGCTGGAAACTGTTCTGTGTGAAGAAGCATTTACAGTGTTCCACAATATAGTCACACTGTAAATTAACAATGCAcgataaaaacaacacaatatgtCTTGACATGGTTATGTCTTTAAACAAATTATCAACAGCACCACTTGATTGAAACAATGTTGTGATGCTACTAATTAATAAAGACCTTTTTCTGCGAGTGAATTCCAACGAACAGTAAAACCTTTGATAGTCGCAAGGGATGTTGATTCCAACAAAAGGCCCCATTAAAATCCAAACATTGGTTTGAAAGGGAAACCTGTTACAGTATGGcaattcattttaatgaaatagcttttaaaaaggacaaaattGACTGATGCTGGAACTATCAATTATTCTACTATCATAAGGGCTCCGTCGTTGGCCTGGTCTCAACTGCTCATTCTCAAGAAAGAAAGGCGTTTTCTGCAGTCAGCTGCAGCACTTTCTGTTTGATGTCAAATTTGGGGGTATTACTTATTACTGTAAAGTGAGAATGAAGGTTTTTGTCAGTGGCAAATATATTTCAGCATGATAACATCACTTTAAggagaaacattttttaattcagGTTTAAAAACTGAATTTCAAGTTGCATTAATGACATTAACAAACTACGAGGTCCTTTTAATAGCTTTAATACTGTGTGTCACATTATCTTTATTGGCAGATAGAGTTTGGCATCTTTCTGATTAAGCATTTTCCAGCTTGTTGAAATGTACAGGAGCTCCGTGGGAAGCCATTATTATATTCATCATCAGCCAATGCCATTTTAATTCAACGAATAATCACTTTgcaaatatactgtacataacACCTCGTCAATAACTgtaaaacaatgtcatacaaacagacaaatgctattgatcttttttttgcatatcgGAAACAAGCGGAAcagttaaatgtttattttacaataacaatacaatcatttttttaagtttCAAACCAAAATGTCAAGAATTTCTTTCTTGGTTAAGCAACCTGATTTACAATATTACAAGCTAAAAACACATATACTACATTATTGTTTTTGGACTAATTATTCAGTGAATAAATAATGCGCAACAAGACACATTAAATACATAGAACTGTACACCACAACATCTGCTTAACAGGCTGTCACGGTCAACAGAGGAGGTTTGTTATTAAGCAAAATCACAGCCTTTCCTCTTGCACATACAGAATTACAAATGATAATTTTGCAGTCGATAAGCAAAGACTGGCAAAGGATTGTAATACGAATATAAACATCCATAAAAtccctccagtgtgtgtgtgtgtgtgtgtgtgtgtgtgtgtgtgtgtgtgtgtgtatgtggcttTCTAACTGGGAATCACAATTTGTATTCTGAAATCCAATGTTTTCCAGAGTGGTgcacaaacaaatatttgaaaggCATGTTCAGTAAATTGATTCAAACTCCAAGAAgttttttttctacaacaaCTCaacttttttaatgcattttaagAGCAGATCATTTGAAATTCTCTAAACCATCTTGCTCACTGGGAGGATCGGCCTTGAAACACTCTTTgtgctgttgttttctttcctctcctctgtgtctgtgttgtcgACACTTGACGTAAGCTGCTTCCGGGTTGAAAGGTGAGTCATGTGTACAAGACAAGTGTTGTTTTCTACTTCAGGTTGTATGTTTGCTTTCTGACAGCACCTCACAAGACCTTTGTGAAGACGAACAGTGAAAAGACCATAAGTGATGGGGTCCAGACAGGCGTTGAATAGGCCAAAGATAAACAGCATATGTGTGAGTGAATGAGAGACCGTCTCCTCCATTATTTCGGGAAATAACCAATACCACAGGCCTAGCAGGTAGTAAGGTGTCCAGCACACGATGAACGACGTCACGATAACGATGCTCATCTTAAGGGTCCTCATCCGAGCTTTCGGGATGTTGTTGTGGGAGCGGCGGAGATGAACATCTCTTGACTGCACTggaagagaggaaaacaacattttctgtcACGCACAACTCGTTCAGCAAGCACATTTCGACTGCATATTGGGAATAAAATGTGAAACTTACAGTTACCGCGGGCCATGCGGCTTGATATCTCAATGAGAATCCGCGTGTAGCAGAAGATCATGATGACCAAaggcaggaggaagaggcaCACAAAGGTGAACATGTTGTAGAGGGTCTCCTGCCAGTGCTGGACAAAGCTGCCATGGGTGGTGCACTGGGTGAAGTTATCTGGGACTGTGATGGTCACATTGTGAAATATAATCATCTGCATTTGAAACAAGAAGGGTTTTGCTCAGTCATGATTCTGAAtaagtcagacagacagaatggaggaaacaagaagaagaggagaagaagcttGAAACCGCAACCGTCTGGAAGGAGTTTGTGAGTTATTGATCGGTCAGCGGATCTGATGGAACATGATGATTATCGTACTGTATATTTGGAAAATTACATGTGGAACAGGAACTGAACCTCCATAAGCTTcgtaaaaattaaataaagtacaCCACATGTGTAAATTCACAGTAAGAACATCCTAATATTTTGTGTATGCTGTATAGTCACATGATGATCCAGCTTGTGTCTGTGAAGGACGGACAGACAGTACATCTGCACACAACTTGACAGCTGATTGTCTCATACCACATTTCCAATTAGTCATTTCCATTATGGAAGCATTTAATCTTCTATCTTGTTGATATTTTTTTCAGCACATTCCATGATGCCCTGATGTCATTATGGACCCGTAATCAGTATGATACAGGAGCAATCAGTAGGGGGGCTTAAGTGTCACATAATTAACCCTTCACATTACATGGCACACGAGATTACATCATAAAAACTGTGATTGTCTGCGAATTATTAAATTCCTCCGTCCTATTATTCAAGCAGGAAGCGCAGGGTCACGATTGTCAAATGAAAAGAACCCAAAGTTACTATTAACTGAATAGTGTGAAAGCTCAGTAGGTGCAGCGGTTGGAATAAGTAGAAGGGCGATACGGATCTTACGTCTGCATGTTCACGCATCCTTGAACCCTACTTGCTCCCGACAGCCAGATCGGCACCTGATCTGCTCCAAACCGACTTGTTCATAATGCAATATGAATGCTGTCTCTTTATCACGTCGTAACTGTCCGTAGTTGAATCAaagttaaatataaaataagtcCCTTGATGAAAAGTATGAATGGGAACAAACGTGCTTACGTCAGTAACAAGAACACAATAACACATTTCATTggacaaaaaaagacataaGCGTTCAACATAAAAAAACCTCATTCAACTTGTTGATGATCCCATGAGTCATCTGGGCTGTTGGTTTATGAACACCTCCCATCCTCTCTTAAAGAAAGCAATTGCAATTCATGTGAATAGTTGCAGCAACCTCAGAGGTAAAAAAAGTGCTCACATTAATTTGATGGCCAATTGTGTTCTCGTaaccaaaaacaagaactgCCTCCCAGGACAGTGTCTTCATGGAGTTCCTGTGCTTCTTTGttcaggaaaacacaaaatgggaataaataaattgacacacaaaaacacattatgaGTTGAAGATGCTATATGCACAAAATGTTCATTTATGCGTTCTACCTAAATGTGTCAAATATCTGTCGGTTAGGGTCTACATATCAGTTTGGAAgttctttttttcatgaaatgaTGTGATATAATTTAAACTGAAGGCAGTCTCCACTGTGATGCAAATCTCTAGGATGTCTAAGACACAAGTAGAATTTTATAAAAACCCTGCAGCCACCCAAAATTGAAAATATCGGAAGTGTTGCTGCTGGCTATTTCTTTTTATCAACACATTTAGTGAAGTCTGTTTGACACCTCCAGAAATCAAGCTTAAGGTGAATGCACTGACTGACAAACTGAGCTTTTCACAGCTGAGCTACTTTCACTTGACAGTAAATGTGTCAAGTATAGTTTGCCTTATGAGTCAAACGCTCCGGTTTTTCCTCCAGCATCCTATGTTACTATGCGGATATTTGGATGTCCAcacagtcgcacacacacacacacacagtctaacGCACAACCTAACCCCAGGCTCACGTCTTCCAGAGATAACAAAGAAAGCTCAAAGGCATTGCATCTTTATCCATCTTGGGGGAAGGTATTCAAAAATAATGACTCCTTAAACACCATAACTGGGTGCTTTCCCTGctgataaaatatattttgctaTATTCACCCTTCAACTGTGGAGCGCTGTAAGTTCATTCTTTTTTCTCGCTTTTTGAATTTCAAGCCGCCTCTCCGACCCTCGGACATGATGTTCAGTCTTTGAAGTTCTCCAGCTTGTCATCTCACAGGTGGGTTCACTGAAGAAGCACTGATTCATCAATGTTCCTTCTTATATTTGAGACACAAGGCCAAACAACGTATAGTTGAGAGGGCTCACATATTCATTTAATGACTTTTATGAATATATGATTAAATATCATCTGGGCAACCCCAGATGAGTTCCTGTCTTATTGGCATTTGGCGTGTGTCATCGCCACCATCTTCATCACGGACCTGTCCAGAATTAACAATTGTAAGGGATTGGGTTGCTAAGGGCTGGTTGCTACCAGTTCTCATTGTGAGCAGTTTCTCCTTATTTCCCATCAGTGAATGTAATGCATACTGATTTTAGACTGGATGGATTCATAACtgcaatgtgttttattttagtgCTTAGCTCTCGgttgcacttttatttttcccattttgtGAGCAATtcgtattttttttaaaactccacTGACATGTTCTTCAAAAGTCAGTGAAAAGAGTAGAGGACATAATCCCTGTGTCCTGACAAATAATCAACACGGAGTCCCTGTGAGAGCTTCACTTCTTTTGCACCAGTGTGTCAGTCGCACTTGATGAGGTGGAGGAAATACAGGTTTGAGCAGGCACACTTGAAAAGCTATCATGATGCTTTCATGAGAGCCTGTCGGGTCAATGACACCTTCAAAACATGCTACACGGGATTAGACATTCAATTCTATTCAAGCAAGCGTGTGCTTCCTTTGTGGTAGGCAGGCTAAAACCAATTCCGGGACTAGTGTGATGAATTGTGTTGTTCCAACAGGCCTAGGGCCTTCATATGCATATTATGAAGCTCCGCACATCTTATAATTAACAATTACACTTCATTTAATGAGCACAAGGTGTAGAACCTGTCATGGACAAATTAATATCTTAATTGATTGAGCAGGCTgaatttacatatttacaaatatgtcaattatttttaatgttttttgccTTGATTAACTCAATGTACTTAAAATGTTTCCTGCAGACTTTACAAATTATCCAATGAATGTTCACCTCCCTCAGCGAATAAAGAGATgtattaattaaagttaaacacACTGTGTTCTGTTTTAACAAGGTTTTATGCTGATGGATGTGTGCAACCAGCATGTGACAAGAAGAAGAGTGTGGGTACAGAGGGAAGTATATTGGACACAGCAAACTAAAGGTGTTTTCTCCTACCTGAGGGATGGAGAGGATTACACTCATCGTCCAAGCCACGGTCAACATGACCTTGCTCTTCCTTTTGGCTTCACTGATGCCCAGCGGATTGAGAATGGCCGACTGTCTGTCCAAGCTGATGACCACAGTTACGAAAGCGCACGAGTACATCGCCACCAGCTTCATGAACATCAGCAGCCTGCAGGCGACGTCTCCCGCCAGCCACTGCACCGTGATGTTCCACGCCGCGTCCACGGGCATCACGATGAAAGTCACCAGCAGGTCCGCCACGGTCAGGTTCATGATGAGGATCCTGACGTGGGACTTGCGCTTGCCCCCGTTGCCGGCGGCGTACAGCACGACCAGGTTGCACACGGCGGAAACCGCGCACAGACCGAAGGTGATGATGACTCGGACTTTGGCCGCTGTGGAGAAAGTGGGCAGCTGGAGCGCGTCTCCATCCGCGCTGGTGTTGCAGGCTGAGGCGGCTTCCCGGCAGCTGCCGTTCACCGTCTGATCCGTCAGCTGGTGGAACATAATGAACTAACTGGAGGcacacaaaaaaggaagaaaaaagacaatgatCCCGCGGTTATACGGTCTACTCCATCTGCACAGCTAACTGGAACTTCAACAGTGTAACAGATGAATAAATTATGTATTGGTCCGATTTGGTAGCTGGTGCCGCAAGGTGCAGGTGCTGTTCGTTCGTTCGCTGTTTTACGCACAGTAAAAGAGCATCACGTTAATACTAGTTTAGATCTTCAGAAGCATGCACAGTGATCACCTAAACAGTAACATACATAaaccataaataaatgaagaaggTAGCCTATCTGAAAAATAGATAACTAAACACGTCAGGTGAGGAAAACAACGATGCCAATACCTGAGCGTTATTTGCTGAACTTCTAACGCTCCTTTTCCTTGGATTTTCTCACGCTCTTGCAGGTAAGCAGGTATTTTCTCCAGAGGGAGAAAATGACAAGGGAGGAAATGTGAATGAAGCCAAATTTGGAGACGGATGCAAATAGCTTACCTTGAATTGGGAGGAATGGAGCTGAGGATGAGAGTGCT
The DNA window shown above is from Gasterosteus aculeatus chromosome X, fGasAcu3.hap1.1, whole genome shotgun sequence and carries:
- the gnrhr4 gene encoding gonadotropin releasing hormone receptor 4 — protein: MFHQLTDQTVNGSCREAASACNTSADGDALQLPTFSTAAKVRVIITFGLCAVSAVCNLVVLYAAGNGGKRKSHVRILIMNLTVADLLVTFIVMPVDAAWNITVQWLAGDVACRLLMFMKLVAMYSCAFVTVVISLDRQSAILNPLGISEAKRKSKVMLTVAWTMSVILSIPQMIIFHNVTITVPDNFTQCTTHGSFVQHWQETLYNMFTFVCLFLLPLVIMIFCYTRILIEISSRMARGNLQSRDVHLRRSHNNIPKARMRTLKMSIVIVTSFIVCWTPYYLLGLWYWLFPEIMEETVSHSLTHMLFIFGLFNACLDPITYGLFTVRLHKGLVRCCQKANIQPEVENNTCLVHMTHLSTRKQLTSSVDNTDTEERKENNSTKSVSRPILPVSKMV